The following proteins are encoded in a genomic region of Arachis stenosperma cultivar V10309 chromosome 4, arast.V10309.gnm1.PFL2, whole genome shotgun sequence:
- the LOC130977074 gene encoding isoflavone 7-O-methyltransferase-like, with the protein MASNNNGRTASESFKAQALVYRHMYGILDSMCLKWIVDFRIPNIIHNHGKPITLSELVSLLKIPSAKVDSTDLFMHYMAHNGFFDIVTIHGDDDSNQEEEKEAFALTAASELLIKGTENPSISPVVEMFLDDPTLSSSMHHLNKWFYDENRPLYEITLGKPLWEFLDKNPTNLSLFNDAMASDSQMIKLALKDHHMAFEGLETIVDVGGGNGTTAQIISEKFPALKCIVFDLPHVVKNLKRSNNLSFVGGDMFESIPKADAILLKLVLHNWSDDNCIKILRNCKDAVNASSKNKNKGKIIILEAVINEEQDEPEITRLKFLMNISMHIMLHGKERTKKEWESIFCVAGLYNYKISPFTGHLSLIEVYP; encoded by the exons ATGGCTTCAAACAACAATGGCCGCACGGCAAGTGAGAGCTTCAAAGCTCAAGCTCTTGTTTACAGGCACATGTATGGCATCCTAGACTCCATGTGTCTCAAGTGGATCGTTGACTTTCGCATACCAAACATAATCCACAACCATGGCAAACCCATTACTCTTTCAGAATTGGTTTCTCTTCTGAAAATTCCATCGGCTAAAGTTGATAGCACGGATCTTTTCATGCACTACATGGCACATAATGGATTCTTTGATATA GTGACAATTCATGGTGACGATGATAGcaaccaagaagaagaaaaggaagcaTTTGCTCTCACAGCAGCATCAGAGCTGTTGATCAAAGGCACTGAAAACCCTTCTATATCTCCGGTGGTAGAGATGTTTCTCGATGACCCAACTCTTTCAAGTTCCATGCATCATCTAAACAAGTGGTTTTATGACGAAAATCGCCCTCTTTACGAAATCACCTTGGGAAAACCTTTGTGGGAGTTTCTTGATAAGAACCCTACAAACTTGAGCTTGTTCAATGATGCTATGGCCAGTGATTCTCAGATGATAAAGTTGGCACTAAAGGATCATCACATGGCCTTTGAGGGGTTGGAAACAATTGTAGATGTTGGTGGTGGAAATGGAACCACAGCTCAAATTATCAGTGAGAAATTTCCAGCACTCAAATGTATAGTATTTGATCTTCCACATGTTGTGAAAAATTTGAAGCGATCCAACAATTTGAGCTTTGTTGGTGGAGATATGTTTGAATCTATTCCTAAGGCTGATGCAATTCTACTTAAG cTAGTCTTACATAATTGGAGTGACGACAATTGCATAAAAATATTGAGAAACTGCAAAGATGCTGTTAATGCTTCAagtaagaacaaaaataaaggtaaaataataattttggaGGCTgtgatcaatgaagaacaagatgAGCCTGAAATTACTCGACTCAAATTTCTTATGAATATAAGCATGCATATTATGCTTCACGGAAAAGAGAGAACCAAAAAAGAATGGGAAAGTATCTTTTGTGTAGCTGGCCTCTATAATTACAAGATATCTCCATTTACAGGACATTTATCACTTATAGAGGTCTATCCTTAA
- the LOC130976294 gene encoding phenolic glucoside malonyltransferase 1-like has translation MASSANNNTSAIKIHEKCLVPPPNSSPQLSLPLTFFDLIWLRFHPVERIFFYSLPTPHSTLDSLLHQVLPTLKNSLSLTLQHFLPLAGTIVWPSDSNKPLIQYKVGDGVSLTVAESSEDLNHFLVNSPVEALDSRSLVPHLESSDSLASVISLQITLFPKSGFSIGISSHHAVLDGKSSIMFVKAWAYLCREGQLSNEESPRLAPELVPIFDKEAIKDPNGRDMMFINNWKQISFQLDPNNNDSSNGRTLKIMSSAFPPLVDDRVRSTFELTRGDLEKIRNRVLSNWDTTVDDEDVIVISSSTKQQPKLSTFLLTCAYVSVCIVKATDEESKKRGDNNENKFMFGFTVDCRAKLDPPVHENYFGNCVAGHIVDAIKAEDFRKENALVIVAKKIYSKIRSVGTMEGALDGIETMFFRAALMVKEGKKPIGVAGSARFGVYGIDFGWGKPEKVEITSVDRGITIGMAESKDGSGGIQVGLVLNKHVMHLFNEFFHAGLC, from the coding sequence TTTCTTCGACCTCATTTGGCTAAGATTCCACCCTGTTGAACGCATCTTCTTCTATTCCCTTCCCACCCCACACTCAACCCTCGATTCCCTCCTTCACCAAGTGCTTCCAACTCTcaaaaactctctctctcttaccCTCCAACACTTCCTTCCTCTTGCAGGTACCATAGTTTGGCCTTCTGATTCCAACAAACCGTTAATCCAATACAAGGTTGGCGATGGTGTTTCACTCACTGTAGCAGAGTCTAGTGAAGACTTGAACCATTTCTTGGTGAATTCCCCCGTTGAAGCTTTGGATTCTCGCTCTTTGGTGCCCCACTTGGAATCATCGGATTCTCTTGCGTCTGTTATCTCTCTTCAGATCACACTCTTCCCAAAGAGTGGCTTCAGTATTGGAATCAGTTCCCACCATGCTGTTCTCGATGGAAAATCTTCAATCATGTTCGTTAAGGCTTGGGCTTATCTATGTCGTGAAGGTCAATTATCCAATGAAGAATCACCACGTTTGGCTCCTGAATTGGTTCCCATCTTTGACAAGGAAGCCATTAAAGATCCAAATGGGCGTGACATGATGTTCATAAACAATTGGAAACAAATATCGTTCCAGTTGGACCCCAACAACAATGATAGCAGCAACGGAAGAACCCTTAAGATCATGTCAAGTGCGTTTCCTCCATTGGTGGATGACAGGGTTAGATCCACGTTTGAGTTAACACGTGGAGATTTGGAGAAGATAAGGAACAGGGTGTTGTCCAATTGGGACACCACGGTGGATGATGAAGATGTCATAGTTATCTCTTCTTCTACGAAGCAACAACCAAAGTTGTCGACTTTTCTTCTCACGTGTGCCTATGTTTCTGTTTGCATCGTAAAAGCAACTGATGAAGAATCCAAAAAAAGGGGTGAcaataatgaaaataaattcATGTTTGGATTCACTGTGGATTGCAGGGCTAAATTGGACCCTCCAGTTCACGAGAACTACTTTGGGAACTGCGTTGCCGGACATATCGTTGATGCAATAAAAGCAGAGGACTTCAGAAAAGAAAACGCGTTGGTGATTGTTGCGAAAAAGATTTACAGTAAGATAAGATCGGTTGGTACTATGGAAGGAGCGCTTGATGGAATAGAGACGATGTTCTTTAGAGCGGCGTTGATGgtgaaagaagggaagaaaccAATAGGAGTAGCGGGATCAGCGAGGTTTGGTGTTTATGGAATCGATTTTGGGTGGGGGAAGCCTGAAAAGGTAGAGATAACTTCGGTGGACAGAGGAATCACCATTGGCATGGCAGAGAGTAAAGATGGGAGTGGTGGGATTCAAGTGGGGCTTGTTCTTAATAAGCATGTGATGCATCTGTTTAATGAATTTTTTCATGCTGGCTTATGTTGA